DNA sequence from the Methanolobus sp. ZRKC5 genome:
ATATGTTGCAAAACTATCTCCTATCTGTGCTGCAAGCTCCCTGGTGGGTGCAAGTACAAGAACACGTGGTTTTCCCGGACGTGGAGACTTGTATGATGCAGACATATTTTGAAGGATTGGTAATGAGAAAGCGGCAGTCTTGCCTGTACCTGTCTGAGCGATACCGATCATATCTTTACCATTTAACAAATGGGGAATAGATAATTTCTGTATCGGAGTAGGAGTAGTATACCCTTTTTCGGACAAAGCCCGCTTCAGCGGGTGTATTAAATTAAGATTATCAAATGACACGTAAACCTCTGCTTACAGTGCAAAAATCATTAGAAATTATATCCGACTGACCTTACCCAAAAAGAACACCTCATCAGGATGAAAGCCGAACTCTATGATTACTTCCGCACAGTAAAATATCTATAAATTAAATTTTAATTCATTGTTACAAAAACGACATCTATACAGTTGAACAGTTATTAATTTGTGAGAAAACATGAATGTTAACTTCAAAAAATTAGTTGAAAAATTGTATGGTGCTCCGGCCGGGATTCGAACCCGAGTCTTCGGCTCGAAAGGCCGGAATGATTGACCGGACTACACTACCGGAGCACGTTGATTTCGCTTTAGTGAAGCGACTCCAACATAACAGACATAGTTATTAAACCTTTCGCCTGGGTCAACACATTTCCTCTGCTTTTTCACTATCATTGAGATTTGCAACCCATGCAGTGAGCTTTCCACAGGACTCCGGCTGACATGCATCCCTGCAACCTGCACAGGGTGAGAACATCTCTCCAGATAACAGGAGATCAAAACAAGGAATCTCGTCTTCCTTTACCTTAAGAAGGTAAGTCCTGGCTCCGTTAGAAACAGCTTGCTCCCGGATGATAAGTTCATCATCCAAAAGCTTCGATACAACTCGGGAACATTTGCGGCTGTCGATTTCAAGCATTTTCCAGAGTTCATTCTGGAAAACACCTTCCTTACTGTCTCGAATAATATTCAATGCATCTTCTTCGATACTCATGCTAGTTTCCACTGGGTGTTTATTCTTCCATCGGAACAACAAGAATAATATTATTTCCACGCAATACGACAGAACCAAGGGAACGCAGGCGCTCGCCGTCTGCTATCTCTACAGTATCCACCATATGCAGGTTCATATAATCATCTGCACTTTTTAAAGTTCCTTCGAGCAGGTGAAGGTCACCTTTCATCTCTACCTGGACTTTAGATCCAACTAATTTCTGGACTTTCTTACTAGGGAACAAAATTAATCCTCACTTTCATTTAAAAGAATAATACTATCTATATGCCATTCTATATTCAGGCTAATTAAAATAGCCAATATCATATTTATTCTTGACGATTTGCGCATAAATACTTACTGCAATATCACATATAACCCTGTAGTTCAGTACTATCCTGTACAACATCTGGTTTCTTCGTCTTTTTTACACCCATTTGGGGTTTTGCAATTGGACCAAATGTGGCTTCATAATTTTGTATATGCTGACTGAGCCAGCGTACAAGTTCAACGGTTGCCAGCGGGGAAAGTATAACTTCGGTCTCAAGCCGTCTCTGAATAACCTGCTCATCACCTTTCTTGCTAACTGCCATAGGCAGATCATTGTAGAACCCAATCCTGAAATCATAAGGACTGTGGCCGCCAATTGCGCCAATGGAGTAGACCTGCTTAAAATCATCCGGTTTATGCAGCTCTATTCTGACATTCTTCTTTTTCTTAATCTCTTCCGGTTTGTCGGTCATCACGTCACCTTCGTGTTTTTCTGTGCCCATATAATCACATCCTCAATAGGCATCTATCTGCAGACATAACTATTATAATTTTTGATGCCAATGATAATTGCTTTAATGACCAGATAATGACATCAGCCCTCAACGAGTTTCCTAAGGCTTCTTGCCCTTAAAGAGATATCCCGTTTGGAATGTGCTGCGGCGATCATCTCCACAGCCTCGAGGTTACGTACCACATTATCCAGATATCCAAGCACATCTCCTGGGTAAGCAGTTATTCCATAAAGATTCTCAAGTTTCCTTACAATCCCATCCGGCTCATACCCTTCGGCCCTGATAGAGATGATCTTCTCTGAGAACTTACGCTCAGCACAACCACAATAAGGAGAATCGCGGCAATTACATGTCAGAAAATCAGCAGCAAACTCGAACAACTGGTCACGCAGCGTGATATCCAGTTTATCCATATTTTCCCCCTCAAACAGAATATCCAGAGAAGCTCCCTGAAATACCCTTGAAGGAAGGTTTACATTAAGAGCAGCAGATATACGAGGCGCATACTTGTAATAGACCGAATCAAAGAACTCCAGATTAGAAACAGTAACCAAAGGGTCCTGTTCAACAAGAACGGAATCACGTATTAGAAATGCCGTTGAAACTGAAAGAAAATGCCCGGCTGCGATCTTTCCAAATCTTGTAAGTGAGATAAAATCGCCTTTTGCATGCAGGAACTTATTTCGTGCAAGTTTTTTAAGCAAAATATCTACGTTATAATCAGCTAGCATATTGAAATGGATCTTTTCAAGGTCTTTCCTTGAAGAAGTCACAGCAGCTGATGCAAGAACTTCTTCCAGTTGTTCATCATCACCATACTGGACCTTGGTATGCTGCATCTCACCTTTAAGCAGTTTCAGGGCAACAGCATCCTCGGTATCACCCTTATCACCCGAATATTTCTTGTTCGGAACAGCAAGCACGATAACCTCACCACGATCATGATAATCAGGTCTTCCTGCACGTCCCAGCATTTGAAGGAAGTCCTGCATTGTAAGCCATGCAATACCCATTGCCAGAGATTCAAATATGACCTGTGATGCCGGGAAATCCACCCCGGCTGCAAGAGCTGCTGTTGTTACAACAACAGGAAGCTTGCCTTTAACAAAAGCGATTTCAATTTTTTTGCGTTCCTGACTTGTAAGACCAGCATGATACGGAGCAGCAGATATTGGCAGTGCTTCAGAGATGCGATGGCAATTGCGTCTTGAATTAGTGAATATTATAGTCTGTCCCTTATGCCCTTTTGAAGACATTATGGAAAATTCTTCCCTTACAAGTTTTGCCATTATCTTTGTCTTGGAATGTTCAGGACAAAGTATCAGATGTCTTTCAATAGGTACCGGACGATACTCATACTCAATGAGTTTCGCACCAAGCTGTTTTGCACGCAGTTGTGGTTTTGCCACAGTTGCCGATAGATAAATGAACTGCGCATCTGGAGCAATGTACTTCAATCTGGCAATAGCACCATCCAGACGGTGACCTCTTTCAGAATCCTCAATTGTGTGAACCTCATCTATGACAACTGTTCCAACATGACCCAGCAGGTCAGCACCACCTGTCCTGAGGATATAATCAAGACCTTCATAAGTCCCTATTATTATATCAGAATCCAGAGTTCGCGTCATAGAAGCATTCTTTGAGGTTTTGATACGTGCACTACCCACCCTGATAGATGTTTTGATACCAATAGGTGAATATCGTTTTGTGAACTGGTCATATTTCTGGTTAGCAAGTGCCACCAATGGTACAAGATAAAGCATCCTGCCCTTCTTTCTTAGAATATTCTCAACACCTGCCAGCTCGGCTATCAAAGTCTTACCTGTGGCTGTAACAGACGTAACAAGCTGGTTCTGCCCTTTAAGAAGACCATTTTCCACTGACAGAGCTTGTACCGGCAGAAGAGTTTCAGATTTTGCAAGAAGCAACTTTTTAAAGCTCTTGTGCAGAGGCAGGTCCTTTATCATTTCCTTTGATACGGAAGTGTTTGCAGCAATGGAATCAAACTTTGTAAGCTCACGGTCCAGCTCATCAGGACTTATCATGGCCATGGTCCTGTCAAGATCCTTTGTCTTAAGCATTATATCTTCAAACCGCTGACATACTTCATCCCCGTAATTTACATGGGAACTTTTGAGCGTACGGAAGAGTTCTTCCCTTGCACATTCCTCACATAATTTACCCCGATGATATCTAATTGAGCGTCTGTTCAAGAAATTGAACTTGTTATTCAGCAGGCAGAATCTGCATGCATTTACAAGATCTGCACTGAGCTGAAAACCCTGAAGCATTTCAATAAATCTGGCAGCCTGCTCATCATCGCCACCTTTTGCTATCATTATACGATCGGCGATCCTTATAAGGTCGACAAATTCCGATGGTGACCTGTACTCTCCTTTCCCATCAGTTTTAACCTTGAATTTATGCGGACGCGGGCCTGCATCAGTCTGCCTCAGGACAAGTTCACCGACAAAAAGAGGTTTTTTCTTTTTATCCCGTATCGGCAGGATAATAATTTTGGACCTTTCGGTGCTTGCAAGTATCCAGAGAGTCATTGATGGTCTTTGATAACTGATAGTCTATAAATACTATTGTATTTGCCTGAAAGAAGTATTTTATAATATTAAACCATATATAATAACTTAGTATAATTGAGGATGAAAAATGCTGGATTCTAAAAACATGATGGAAACTGGAACCATTAACTTTGAAGCCGAATCCAGAGATGAGATCGAACCTTCCCTTTATCAAAGTCTTAAAAAACAGGAACAAAATCAGGTAGTTGAAGATGAATTCCGCCTGAGTTCAACTGGAATTTTAGCTCTTGACAGGACAATGGGAGGAGGTTTGCCGGCTGGATCGCTTACATATTTTTCAGCGGACCCACGTTCAATGTCTGAGGTCTTTCTTTATCAATTCACACAATCACGCAAAACCTATTATTTCACAACAAGCAGGAAACCAAGGTTTGTGCTCAATGATGTGATAAACCTTGGATTTGACCCGACGAACATCATCTTTGTGGACATATACAGTGAGTACTATTGTACCGCATGTGGGGATAAATCCGATAATGTAGGTAACGAATTCATAGATGCCAAAATAATAGATTTCACCGAGTTCAACCTGCGCAACATTGCAAATGATTCAAGCGGCGAAGAAGTGAACATAATCTTCGATTCATTCTCATTCTTTATGGAACTTACTGTAAACAAAGGATACATTAAGCAACTGGTTAATGTACTCTATGAAACAACAAAAGATCTTGGATGCCTGACATACCTTTATGGATTGAACAACACTAACGCACAGGATGTTGAGAGCTTTACTTTCAACGTATGCGATGTTATATTTGAGTCGATGCTTGACAAAGGAGCGGACAAAGTAGCATGCAAACTTGCAATTCCAAAGATAAGAGGAATGGTTCCCAGTGAAGAGATTATAAAATTCAAGATTAGCGAAGGTATACAGATCGATACATCCAAGGATATTGCATGATATCCATCTGTCCTAAATTTTAAAGCTCTGCATCCGAGGTTGCCAGAGAACAATTACAGCCATCTTTTTCCGGAAGAGATTGTATCACATCTGATAGTACATCCCTCAATCTGTTTTTTATGCCTGCGAGAGTATCAAGCACCTCACTAACTGTCATTTTGCCCGTTCCCAGACCACATGCATCATTGGTCACGGTACAAATAGATGCATAGCACATGTTCAGTTCTTTTGCCAGCACTAGCTCAGGCAGACCGGTCATGCCGACAACATCCCCGAATTGTCGCATCATACGTATTTCTGCTTTTGTTTCAAATCTTGGACCTTCAGTACAGGCATAAACACCTTCTGAAAAACCAATATTTCTTTCAGTAAGAGAATCACTTATAAGTTGACGTATCTGAGGACAATAGGGTTCACTTACGTCCACATGTACCGTCCTTTCATCAAAGAATGTTGAAGGCCGGTTCTTAGTAAAATCAATAAAATCATTGGGCAAAAAGAAACTTCCAACAGGATGATTTTTCATAGTGCCTACAGAATTGGTGGCTATTATTCTCCTCACACCCAATTCATGTATGGCATGGATATTGGCCCTATTGTTAAGCATATGAGGTGGAACATGCCGGTCACCATCTGCATGTCTGGGTATCAATGCAACATTCCGGCCTCCGATTTCCAGAGTATAGACGAGGACATCGCCGTAAGGAGTGTTCACAGCCAATTCCTGATATGAACCTTCAGAAGTGAAAGCAACCCCACCTATTAGAGCGGCATGCAGATCCAGATCATGATACATGTTCTCTTTTTCCTGCATAGTTTTACCTTTTAGACTTTTTCCCGGTCGCCTGCGGATTATTTGATACTTTGATTCCCGTCAGTGCAAGGATGATAGCGAATACTATTGAATAGACGAATA
Encoded proteins:
- a CDS encoding DUF3467 domain-containing protein, whose amino-acid sequence is MGTEKHEGDVMTDKPEEIKKKKNVRIELHKPDDFKQVYSIGAIGGHSPYDFRIGFYNDLPMAVSKKGDEQVIQRRLETEVILSPLATVELVRWLSQHIQNYEATFGPIAKPQMGVKKTKKPDVVQDSTELQGYM
- a CDS encoding RAD55 family ATPase, giving the protein MLDSKNMMETGTINFEAESRDEIEPSLYQSLKKQEQNQVVEDEFRLSSTGILALDRTMGGGLPAGSLTYFSADPRSMSEVFLYQFTQSRKTYYFTTSRKPRFVLNDVINLGFDPTNIIFVDIYSEYYCTACGDKSDNVGNEFIDAKIIDFTEFNLRNIANDSSGEEVNIIFDSFSFFMELTVNKGYIKQLVNVLYETTKDLGCLTYLYGLNNTNAQDVESFTFNVCDVIFESMLDKGADKVACKLAIPKIRGMVPSEEIIKFKISEGIQIDTSKDIA
- a CDS encoding LSM domain-containing protein, whose amino-acid sequence is MFPSKKVQKLVGSKVQVEMKGDLHLLEGTLKSADDYMNLHMVDTVEIADGERLRSLGSVVLRGNNIILVVPMEE
- a CDS encoding Lrp/AsnC family transcriptional regulator; protein product: MSIEEDALNIIRDSKEGVFQNELWKMLEIDSRKCSRVVSKLLDDELIIREQAVSNGARTYLLKVKEDEIPCFDLLLSGEMFSPCAGCRDACQPESCGKLTAWVANLNDSEKAEEMC
- a CDS encoding DUF5814 domain-containing protein — encoded protein: MTLWILASTERSKIIILPIRDKKKKPLFVGELVLRQTDAGPRPHKFKVKTDGKGEYRSPSEFVDLIRIADRIMIAKGGDDEQAARFIEMLQGFQLSADLVNACRFCLLNNKFNFLNRRSIRYHRGKLCEECAREELFRTLKSSHVNYGDEVCQRFEDIMLKTKDLDRTMAMISPDELDRELTKFDSIAANTSVSKEMIKDLPLHKSFKKLLLAKSETLLPVQALSVENGLLKGQNQLVTSVTATGKTLIAELAGVENILRKKGRMLYLVPLVALANQKYDQFTKRYSPIGIKTSIRVGSARIKTSKNASMTRTLDSDIIIGTYEGLDYILRTGGADLLGHVGTVVIDEVHTIEDSERGHRLDGAIARLKYIAPDAQFIYLSATVAKPQLRAKQLGAKLIEYEYRPVPIERHLILCPEHSKTKIMAKLVREEFSIMSSKGHKGQTIIFTNSRRNCHRISEALPISAAPYHAGLTSQERKKIEIAFVKGKLPVVVTTAALAAGVDFPASQVIFESLAMGIAWLTMQDFLQMLGRAGRPDYHDRGEVIVLAVPNKKYSGDKGDTEDAVALKLLKGEMQHTKVQYGDDEQLEEVLASAAVTSSRKDLEKIHFNMLADYNVDILLKKLARNKFLHAKGDFISLTRFGKIAAGHFLSVSTAFLIRDSVLVEQDPLVTVSNLEFFDSVYYKYAPRISAALNVNLPSRVFQGASLDILFEGENMDKLDITLRDQLFEFAADFLTCNCRDSPYCGCAERKFSEKIISIRAEGYEPDGIVRKLENLYGITAYPGDVLGYLDNVVRNLEAVEMIAAAHSKRDISLRARSLRKLVEG
- a CDS encoding MTAP family purine nucleoside phosphorylase, which produces MQEKENMYHDLDLHAALIGGVAFTSEGSYQELAVNTPYGDVLVYTLEIGGRNVALIPRHADGDRHVPPHMLNNRANIHAIHELGVRRIIATNSVGTMKNHPVGSFFLPNDFIDFTKNRPSTFFDERTVHVDVSEPYCPQIRQLISDSLTERNIGFSEGVYACTEGPRFETKAEIRMMRQFGDVVGMTGLPELVLAKELNMCYASICTVTNDACGLGTGKMTVSEVLDTLAGIKNRLRDVLSDVIQSLPEKDGCNCSLATSDAEL